In Blastopirellula sp. J2-11, a single genomic region encodes these proteins:
- a CDS encoding PQQ-binding-like beta-propeller repeat protein, with product MTNEELIELVQSHTPAELKLEEIELLRQRIAESAELRRVLIDQLQMEHYLTDALGRLGFSAETLLAKFDRAQRRRRTITAIWGGLALIVLAAVAGALYYTQSKTEIADAIADPVLVDPADKRPLKTELRTDPAKVVREDATDLAPAMSSDHSDAGGDAVADDKQKTKKAGPWDASLARPAVRFADAWYHDFDPARDAPTEDSLKQWFTPLKKPGGRFETYKHHNTMRTSMSGAFRLNAPWTNDAALRLSVWDGEQFALHFLHGDQGISLVHHNRDYDPWCAYLVSRKPGEENASRRTLAVNDGFADRRSDLHEAPITWYYYDDQQHEMVLYRGEIELLRAPLPGPPTEVLFEGKAGMRGLDFQRLSELPRTSRLELPIIAEIDRPADLPWTKRLPEEGITIRKLGDGAIELIAEKGDGYITAPIPGDGIRVVDFLLEDFEVGGSALLAFRANPDEDSPRYDPGVAVAFGHNNATNEVFPFLSWWGDDGRKDQRKPQELPISDVASPCWIRIAAIDGQSRFWTSVDGRNWALNPSTSGGVKRQQTQLGISIKAGSKPRKIRLRKVIVRQINLLPGDIPTDKLALAPTEVKHSIDWITQTIAARPADAPLDAWMAAAAEQAIVAGTDNPNVFKQLADSLDDPASLEVSLDRLRKFAYLVRTWPAGQNEKEFFELFKAYAANLVGRQYSNGQVFEVDDLRSTMLALPIEMRDRVNLVDEQVIQQAMLRKLAQRDWSGAIHLCLQQRVYAGQDDYRVRRDFQLPTWVYTAATREANIRVEGNWPSIDARYRSPLLEELSKDAYNVSADLSAAVDSNAFADACRIINSVNLHGASGLAPDREDPDLYFSLPAAITMAMRRNPELRDEMNRNFSDVARLRASSEIHSGDVDAVELVTLQFYGTQAAAEAHLWLGDQALAVGQVARAIAHYRQAGGDRSTIDKEMLNARLALATAMIGAPDAAELTTAVAIGGESFSPSAIKQFGEQRRSSGTANWSAARESTIDQKRLDFAPTNPKIQDAVRLQLDYGEGSNDRDNLYGTNDVDWAAETLAATLTDDRIYLNNRFQLLQLNPDSGEIVWKTPRIDSHRARAHDHWELTEMRPVVVGDRVFVRLLHSNRPELYCYRRDDGKLIWRAEGESPVLSDPLWIQGELFAIVGEEDSQNLWQVQLARIDAETGETLRKHPLVRLRQSWGERRLCAAVVAGDLIVADLGGAVLACDLSGGVRWVRKQTSVPASARVDLVRQQEMAPIVIDNRVIVRQPGALSMDCIDIDTGRLLWSEFAPELERCVGLAEGKLIYLERHGAVALSSDDGSVVWRHNDDWQVYSAATAGSYLVEIASSGRRSGDKEIIPWIRWLSLETGELLSGVPLAKLSAKDPQLGKLLIHPQGAYVSFRPEVRDLDIRLHRLEPGDAPLALGAYQPLAAAKPLYPTFAAAWAGRFPDWRIVTLETSSGATIVEQDGKLEFQLSLHPSNETTLIHPAGDGKLVFLAAERSKGSGAVHVSVRCGQESLFDGAMTEEGELAKISVNLPPNRQAGDLVQISLQGGGKILVRDLTIQ from the coding sequence ATGACTAACGAAGAATTAATCGAGCTGGTTCAGTCCCATACTCCGGCTGAATTGAAGCTCGAAGAGATCGAATTACTGCGCCAGCGCATCGCCGAATCGGCCGAACTGCGCCGGGTATTGATTGATCAGCTGCAGATGGAGCATTATCTGACCGATGCTCTGGGGCGACTCGGGTTCTCCGCCGAAACGCTCTTGGCCAAATTTGATCGAGCCCAACGCCGACGGCGCACCATTACGGCAATTTGGGGCGGATTGGCGCTGATCGTACTTGCCGCCGTAGCCGGCGCCCTTTACTACACGCAATCTAAGACCGAGATCGCCGACGCGATCGCTGACCCGGTGTTGGTGGATCCCGCCGACAAGCGACCGCTCAAAACAGAGTTGAGGACCGACCCAGCGAAGGTTGTCAGGGAGGACGCAACCGATTTGGCGCCGGCGATGTCTTCTGATCATAGTGATGCAGGCGGCGACGCCGTTGCAGACGACAAACAGAAGACCAAGAAAGCAGGGCCGTGGGACGCGTCGCTGGCTCGTCCGGCAGTTCGCTTCGCCGACGCTTGGTATCACGATTTTGACCCGGCGCGCGATGCGCCGACCGAAGATTCTCTCAAGCAATGGTTTACGCCGCTAAAAAAGCCGGGAGGACGTTTCGAGACCTACAAGCATCACAACACGATGCGAACCAGCATGAGCGGCGCGTTTCGGCTGAATGCGCCCTGGACCAATGACGCGGCGCTGCGATTATCGGTCTGGGATGGGGAGCAGTTCGCGCTTCACTTTTTGCACGGAGACCAAGGGATTTCGCTGGTTCACCACAATCGTGACTATGACCCGTGGTGCGCTTACCTCGTTTCCCGCAAACCGGGTGAAGAAAACGCCAGCCGTCGCACGTTGGCCGTTAATGATGGTTTTGCTGATCGCCGCTCCGATCTGCACGAAGCGCCGATCACGTGGTATTACTACGACGACCAGCAGCACGAAATGGTCCTCTATCGCGGCGAAATCGAATTGCTGCGAGCCCCTTTACCCGGTCCGCCGACCGAAGTCTTGTTCGAAGGCAAGGCCGGGATGCGTGGGCTCGATTTTCAGCGTCTTAGCGAACTGCCTCGAACGAGCCGACTCGAACTGCCGATCATCGCCGAGATCGATCGTCCTGCTGATCTTCCCTGGACCAAGCGTCTGCCGGAAGAAGGGATTACGATTCGCAAGCTAGGCGACGGGGCGATCGAATTGATCGCCGAGAAGGGGGATGGATATATCACAGCGCCGATCCCCGGAGACGGTATTCGCGTCGTCGACTTTCTGCTGGAAGATTTTGAAGTCGGCGGTTCGGCGCTGTTGGCGTTTCGCGCCAACCCGGATGAAGATTCGCCTCGCTACGATCCAGGCGTCGCCGTCGCGTTCGGCCACAATAATGCGACCAACGAGGTCTTTCCGTTTCTCTCTTGGTGGGGAGACGATGGCCGAAAAGATCAACGCAAACCGCAAGAGCTGCCGATCAGCGATGTCGCGAGTCCCTGCTGGATTCGCATTGCGGCGATCGACGGCCAGTCGCGCTTTTGGACCAGCGTCGATGGCCGCAACTGGGCGCTCAATCCCTCAACCTCAGGCGGCGTCAAACGTCAGCAGACGCAGTTGGGGATCTCGATCAAAGCGGGATCAAAGCCGCGTAAAATTCGTCTACGAAAAGTGATTGTCCGCCAGATCAACTTGCTTCCCGGTGATATCCCCACTGACAAGCTGGCGTTGGCTCCGACCGAAGTGAAACATTCCATCGATTGGATCACGCAGACGATCGCAGCGCGACCGGCCGATGCGCCGCTTGATGCGTGGATGGCGGCGGCTGCGGAACAGGCGATCGTCGCCGGTACCGACAATCCGAATGTTTTCAAACAACTCGCCGATTCGCTGGACGATCCAGCCTCGCTCGAAGTGTCGCTCGACCGCCTGCGTAAATTCGCCTATTTGGTTAGAACTTGGCCAGCTGGCCAAAACGAAAAAGAGTTCTTTGAACTTTTCAAAGCGTACGCGGCGAATTTGGTGGGCCGGCAATATTCGAACGGTCAGGTTTTTGAAGTCGACGACCTGCGAAGTACGATGTTGGCGCTGCCAATTGAGATGCGCGATCGCGTGAATCTCGTCGATGAACAGGTGATCCAACAGGCGATGCTGCGAAAGCTGGCCCAGCGCGATTGGAGCGGCGCGATCCATCTTTGCTTGCAACAACGCGTGTATGCTGGCCAAGACGACTACCGAGTGCGGCGCGATTTTCAATTGCCAACTTGGGTATATACGGCGGCGACGCGCGAAGCGAATATCCGCGTCGAAGGGAATTGGCCTTCGATCGACGCTCGCTATCGATCTCCTTTGCTAGAAGAGCTAAGCAAAGACGCGTATAACGTCAGCGCCGATTTGTCGGCAGCGGTCGATAGCAATGCATTTGCCGACGCTTGTCGAATTATCAACAGCGTCAATCTGCATGGCGCCAGCGGATTGGCGCCTGATCGTGAAGATCCCGATCTCTATTTCTCGCTTCCGGCTGCGATCACCATGGCGATGCGTCGCAATCCAGAATTGCGGGACGAGATGAATCGCAATTTCTCGGATGTCGCACGCCTTCGCGCCAGTTCCGAAATCCACTCGGGCGACGTGGACGCGGTTGAACTAGTGACGCTGCAGTTTTATGGTACGCAAGCGGCGGCCGAAGCCCATTTGTGGCTGGGAGATCAAGCGCTTGCCGTGGGCCAAGTCGCTAGAGCGATCGCGCATTATCGACAGGCCGGCGGCGATCGATCGACGATTGACAAAGAGATGTTGAACGCTCGCTTGGCCCTGGCGACCGCGATGATTGGTGCGCCCGACGCCGCCGAACTGACGACCGCGGTCGCGATTGGCGGCGAGTCTTTTTCTCCGTCAGCGATCAAGCAGTTCGGCGAACAACGCCGCTCTTCGGGAACCGCCAACTGGAGCGCCGCTCGCGAATCGACGATCGATCAAAAGAGGCTCGATTTTGCGCCGACCAACCCAAAAATTCAGGACGCCGTCCGTTTGCAGTTGGACTACGGCGAAGGATCGAATGATCGCGATAATCTCTATGGAACCAATGATGTCGACTGGGCGGCCGAAACGTTGGCCGCGACCTTGACCGACGATCGCATCTATCTGAACAATCGTTTTCAATTGCTGCAGTTGAATCCTGACTCGGGCGAAATTGTCTGGAAGACGCCGCGCATCGACAGTCATCGCGCTCGCGCTCACGACCATTGGGAGTTGACCGAGATGCGCCCCGTGGTCGTCGGCGATCGCGTCTTTGTTCGCTTGCTGCATTCCAACCGGCCCGAGCTTTATTGCTATCGCCGCGATGATGGAAAGCTGATCTGGCGCGCCGAAGGAGAATCGCCGGTACTCTCCGATCCGCTCTGGATCCAGGGAGAACTGTTTGCAATTGTCGGCGAAGAAGACTCGCAAAATTTGTGGCAAGTGCAACTGGCCCGCATCGATGCCGAAACAGGCGAGACGCTGCGCAAGCATCCGCTGGTTCGCTTGCGGCAGTCGTGGGGCGAACGTCGACTGTGCGCCGCAGTCGTGGCAGGCGACTTGATCGTCGCCGATTTAGGAGGGGCTGTCCTCGCTTGCGACTTATCGGGCGGAGTTCGTTGGGTTCGCAAGCAAACGTCCGTGCCGGCTTCCGCACGCGTCGATCTTGTCCGTCAGCAAGAGATGGCGCCGATCGTGATTGACAATCGCGTGATCGTACGACAGCCAGGCGCCTTGTCGATGGATTGTATCGATATCGATACCGGTCGTCTTCTCTGGTCTGAGTTCGCCCCCGAGTTGGAACGGTGCGTTGGTCTTGCCGAGGGAAAGCTGATCTATTTAGAGCGTCACGGCGCCGTGGCGCTTTCTAGCGACGATGGCAGCGTCGTCTGGCGCCACAATGACGATTGGCAAGTTTACTCGGCGGCCACTGCCGGATCGTATCTCGTCGAAATCGCGAGTAGCGGACGACGCAGCGGCGATAAGGAAATTATTCCTTGGATTCGTTGGCTCTCGCTGGAGACCGGCGAGTTGCTTTCTGGCGTTCCATTGGCGAAATTGTCGGCCAAAGATCCACAACTCGGCAAGTTGCTGATCCATCCGCAAGGCGCGTACGTTAGCTTTCGACCAGAGGTACGTGATCTCGATATTCGGCTACATCGTTTGGAGCCAGGAGATGCGCCGCTCGCGCTCGGCGCGTATCAACCGCTCGCAGCGGCCAAACCGCTCTACCCCACTTTCGCCGCCGCTTGGGCTGGGCGTTTTCCTGACTGGCGGATCGTGACGCTTGAAACCAGCAGCGGTGCGACGATCGTCGAGCAAGATGGCAAGCTGGAATTTCAGCTCAGCCTGCATCCATCGAATGAAACAACGTTGATCCATCCGGCGGGAGACGGGAAGCTCGTATTTCTAGCGGCCGAACGCAGCAAGGGGAGCGGTGCGGTCCATGTTTCGGTTCGCTGCGGACAAGAGTCGTTGTTTGACGGCGCGATGACGGAAGAAGGAGAACTCGCCAAAATCTCGGTCAACTTGCCCCCCAATCGTCAGGCAGGCGATCTCGTGCAGATCTCATTGCAGGGAGGCGGCAAAATATTGGTAAGGGATTTAACGATTCAGTAG
- a CDS encoding squalene--hopene cyclase — protein MRASPFSPKLFAGWLLIVISLATSPQFAAAQGEWEMTPESEAALDRGLDWLAKNQGPKGNWESDDLGLVGMGALAFLADGHAPGRGKYGRTVERAVEYLLTNAKPSGLLNVADAQRDMYNHGLATFVLGQAHGMTGDPRINSVLDRSLKLIANTQCEDGGWDYRARRQDHGHDLSLAVMQAKALRSAVDSGLEVPPEVIQMAIASVRDHYEPEGISRNAPETEQMKRAGQFTYSRNGGKSSTAMAAAGVVCLQEFGQYDDWRIRKNLDIINVKIEELKGKEERHNGKLPFDAYTMYYVGQALYQVGGDDWKKSYPILRDRVIGSQIIRPDTPREHGKWGAGAHLGGMPSDLYGTAVGCFILAMPNRYLPILQEGRIEGLSQQFNSN, from the coding sequence GTGCGAGCTTCTCCCTTCTCACCGAAACTTTTCGCTGGCTGGCTCCTTATCGTGATCAGCTTGGCGACCTCTCCCCAATTTGCCGCCGCGCAAGGGGAGTGGGAGATGACGCCAGAAAGCGAAGCCGCGCTCGATCGCGGGCTGGACTGGTTGGCCAAAAACCAAGGTCCGAAAGGAAATTGGGAATCAGATGATCTCGGACTGGTAGGGATGGGGGCGTTGGCGTTTCTTGCTGATGGCCATGCGCCCGGTCGCGGCAAGTATGGTCGCACCGTCGAGCGTGCGGTCGAATATCTGTTGACCAACGCAAAGCCGTCAGGGCTGCTCAACGTCGCTGATGCGCAGCGCGATATGTACAACCATGGGCTTGCGACATTCGTCTTGGGCCAGGCTCACGGCATGACCGGCGATCCACGGATCAACTCGGTGCTTGATCGCTCACTCAAGCTGATCGCGAATACGCAATGCGAAGATGGGGGTTGGGATTATCGTGCGCGTCGACAAGACCATGGTCATGATTTGAGCCTGGCCGTCATGCAAGCCAAAGCGCTGCGCAGCGCCGTCGATAGCGGCTTGGAGGTTCCACCCGAGGTGATTCAGATGGCGATCGCGAGCGTGCGTGATCACTACGAGCCGGAAGGAATTTCGCGCAACGCGCCTGAAACCGAACAAATGAAACGAGCGGGTCAGTTCACCTACTCGCGCAACGGCGGAAAGTCATCGACCGCAATGGCCGCCGCCGGAGTCGTGTGTCTGCAGGAATTTGGCCAATACGATGATTGGCGGATTCGGAAAAATCTAGACATTATCAACGTTAAGATCGAAGAGCTGAAAGGCAAAGAGGAGCGTCACAACGGGAAGCTGCCGTTTGACGCTTACACGATGTACTACGTCGGTCAGGCGTTGTATCAGGTCGGGGGCGATGATTGGAAAAAGTCGTATCCGATTCTTCGTGATCGTGTCATCGGCAGTCAGATCATTCGACCCGATACTCCTCGCGAACATGGCAAATGGGGCGCTGGCGCCCATCTAGGCGGAATGCCCAGCGACCTGTACGGAACTGCGGTCGGTTGCTTTATCTTGGCGATGCCGAATCGCTATTTGCCGATTCTGCAGGAAGGCCGCATTGAAGGCTTGTCGCAGCAGTTTAACTCGAACTAG
- a CDS encoding BatA domain-containing protein: protein MNFLPSLTASGFAIAGLLCAAGPIIIHLMNRRRFRTVHWGAMDFLQQAMKRNRRILQLRDILLMILRTAAVLFFGLALARPFLSVGATDFDASQPLHAVLAIDNSMSMGIESLDGTLLDEAKRQAIDFLDQLPPGSRISVIAACGSTRTPAVDPYRTREDAAAAISAMDPTDRPADVIAVGNQIAVAAARTPQLSPRAIFFTDQQAGAWEDFRSSAQWEQFPSLQVVEVGTDDATNTWISDFELQDALADVDTPSTFVVRVAHAGTSAREDAPVVFRVNGEEVDSQMISLEPNGERELTFEYLFDGMAIEPGKSTSVAVEVSLPPDRLPADDSRTIVASVVAALPVVFLDSLSEADEDPRRNRYGETWALRRLLAPVTSRREEQRQLIQVRHRRLEDLDAPSLRALLEDARLAVVGGIAEPPEFAVDVLTEFVNQGGQLVITAGGEFDPARWTQVAWREGAGVLPAPLEPIPFGVSLDANVDRLEPFRLSYDSMKDNAYFQLSGLSDSQLLDLYAEPLFFKSIIPRVDAATMAAVEKAARAKANEPVNDDDMTIDRWLLWRNDVTRTTGLSQVTEKETTASVASKTADGESIENQETPFDRRNLPRVLARFDNDQPFLVERHIGDGRVLLVSTGIDNLWNTLPRTNAVLIFDRLLRGMLEMTLPQRNFPTLAQVSLPLESASTTTMVELTRPGVDGSEELPIGFLDDQTRGVTVPQLLRGGEYQLKVSERQLSSDPTLSPEPPQTLILAVQPQADESQIDRLTREDFEARELGEKLKWIAPGEVISLAGAQIRGQDWWKYLIALALGCLLIEMLLIARPGWVDRLFSRSTATDATPLSEEARS from the coding sequence ATGAATTTTCTCCCTTCACTCACGGCAAGCGGTTTCGCGATCGCGGGGCTGTTGTGCGCAGCGGGGCCGATCATCATTCACTTGATGAATCGCCGCCGCTTTCGCACGGTGCACTGGGGAGCGATGGACTTTTTGCAGCAAGCGATGAAACGCAATCGTCGCATCTTGCAGCTGCGCGACATCCTGCTGATGATTTTGCGCACCGCCGCGGTCTTGTTTTTTGGACTGGCGCTTGCGCGTCCTTTTCTCTCGGTTGGCGCAACCGATTTCGACGCGTCGCAGCCGCTCCACGCCGTGTTGGCGATCGACAACAGCATGAGCATGGGGATCGAATCGCTCGACGGAACCTTGCTTGACGAAGCGAAACGTCAAGCGATCGACTTTCTTGATCAGCTTCCGCCCGGCAGTCGCATCAGCGTGATCGCCGCTTGCGGATCGACCCGCACGCCAGCCGTTGATCCTTATCGAACGCGAGAAGACGCCGCCGCCGCTATTTCGGCGATGGACCCGACTGATCGCCCTGCGGATGTCATCGCCGTTGGCAATCAAATCGCGGTCGCCGCCGCGCGAACGCCGCAACTTTCACCGCGCGCGATTTTCTTTACCGATCAACAAGCGGGCGCCTGGGAAGACTTTCGTTCTTCTGCCCAGTGGGAACAGTTTCCCTCGCTCCAGGTGGTCGAGGTCGGTACGGACGATGCGACCAATACTTGGATCTCGGATTTTGAACTGCAAGACGCGCTGGCCGACGTCGATACTCCGTCAACGTTTGTGGTTCGCGTTGCGCATGCAGGCACATCCGCGCGAGAAGACGCGCCGGTCGTCTTTCGCGTCAACGGAGAAGAAGTCGACTCACAGATGATTTCGCTCGAGCCCAACGGCGAGCGCGAGCTCACGTTTGAATATCTGTTTGACGGCATGGCGATTGAACCCGGTAAGTCCACGTCGGTCGCGGTCGAAGTTTCGCTTCCGCCGGATCGCTTGCCGGCCGACGACTCACGTACGATTGTCGCGTCGGTCGTCGCGGCTCTGCCGGTTGTCTTCCTGGATTCGCTGTCAGAAGCGGACGAAGATCCCCGTCGCAATCGTTATGGCGAGACTTGGGCGTTGCGTCGTTTGCTGGCGCCGGTCACCAGTCGCCGCGAAGAACAGCGCCAGTTGATTCAGGTCCGACATCGTCGGCTAGAAGACTTGGACGCTCCCAGTTTGCGGGCCTTGTTAGAAGACGCACGCCTGGCGGTGGTGGGCGGAATCGCCGAGCCGCCGGAGTTTGCCGTCGATGTGCTAACCGAATTTGTGAATCAAGGGGGGCAATTGGTGATCACCGCCGGTGGAGAGTTTGACCCGGCTCGTTGGACGCAAGTTGCGTGGCGCGAGGGGGCGGGAGTTCTGCCGGCGCCGCTCGAACCGATTCCGTTTGGCGTTTCGCTTGACGCCAATGTCGATCGCTTAGAACCGTTCCGCTTGTCGTATGACAGCATGAAAGATAACGCCTACTTTCAACTCTCGGGCCTTTCCGATTCGCAGTTGCTCGATCTTTACGCCGAGCCCCTCTTTTTCAAATCAATCATTCCGCGAGTGGATGCGGCGACGATGGCCGCGGTCGAAAAAGCGGCGCGAGCCAAAGCGAACGAACCGGTCAACGATGACGATATGACGATCGATCGCTGGCTCCTCTGGCGGAATGACGTCACGCGGACCACCGGACTTTCACAAGTCACGGAGAAAGAAACTACGGCAAGCGTTGCTTCGAAAACAGCAGACGGCGAATCGATAGAGAACCAAGAAACGCCGTTTGATCGACGCAACTTGCCACGCGTATTGGCCCGGTTTGACAATGACCAGCCGTTTCTGGTCGAACGCCATATCGGAGATGGCCGAGTTCTGCTGGTTTCGACCGGGATTGATAACCTGTGGAATACCTTACCACGCACTAACGCCGTGTTGATCTTTGATCGCTTGTTGCGGGGGATGCTGGAAATGACTTTGCCGCAGCGGAACTTTCCGACGCTCGCACAAGTTTCGTTGCCGTTGGAATCGGCGTCGACAACGACGATGGTCGAATTAACGCGCCCCGGCGTTGACGGTTCCGAAGAACTGCCGATCGGCTTTTTGGATGATCAAACCCGCGGCGTGACCGTGCCGCAATTGCTGCGCGGCGGCGAGTATCAATTGAAAGTCAGCGAGCGACAACTCAGCAGCGATCCGACCCTTTCGCCCGAGCCGCCGCAAACTTTGATCTTGGCCGTCCAGCCGCAAGCGGACGAATCGCAAATCGATCGATTAACACGCGAAGATTTTGAGGCGCGGGAACTCGGTGAAAAATTAAAATGGATCGCTCCTGGCGAAGTGATCAGTTTGGCTGGCGCTCAAATCCGCGGGCAAGACTGGTGGAAGTACTTGATTGCCCTGGCGCTCGGCTGTTTGCTGATCGAGATGCTGTTGATCGCGCGGCCCGGTTGGGTCGATCGGCTCTTCTCACGCTCGACTGCGACCGATGCGACCCCGCTATCCGAGGAGGCTCGTTCCTAG
- a CDS encoding RNA polymerase sigma factor: MPSGQPTTYLPDAATLPFDLRASVGHATCDDRQSLVAADDDALLVDAIQGKDREAFTAFVSRQQGFVFGYLRSRMLEPSDAEDLCQEVFLRCFVGKVRFPENVPVRPWLLGVARNVLREHVRKVNRRKEVAWTELCLEIDALADNNHDDYAAVQSFLKQCLDSLGKSARDALDMHYYAQMKMSAIGAKLRRSEGAVKLLVFRARQALKNCITRKIHASADD; the protein is encoded by the coding sequence ATGCCTTCCGGCCAGCCGACAACCTACTTGCCTGACGCGGCGACATTGCCGTTTGACTTGCGCGCCTCGGTAGGTCATGCGACATGCGACGATCGGCAAAGCTTGGTCGCCGCCGATGACGATGCGTTGTTGGTGGACGCGATCCAAGGGAAAGATCGTGAAGCGTTCACGGCATTCGTCTCTCGGCAGCAAGGGTTTGTGTTTGGCTATTTGCGATCGCGCATGCTTGAACCGTCGGACGCAGAAGACCTGTGCCAAGAGGTCTTTTTGCGGTGCTTTGTCGGCAAGGTTCGCTTTCCAGAAAACGTGCCGGTTCGGCCATGGCTTTTGGGGGTCGCTCGCAACGTGCTGCGCGAACATGTTCGCAAAGTGAATCGCCGCAAAGAAGTTGCCTGGACCGAGCTTTGTCTTGAGATCGACGCGCTGGCCGACAACAACCATGACGACTATGCGGCGGTGCAAAGCTTCCTGAAACAATGCTTGGATTCGCTGGGCAAAAGCGCTCGCGATGCGCTCGACATGCATTATTACGCCCAGATGAAAATGTCGGCGATCGGCGCCAAGCTGCGACGTAGCGAAGGCGCCGTTAAGCTCCTCGTCTTTCGCGCTCGACAGGCGCTGAAGAATTGCATTACGCGAAAGATCCACGCAAGCGCCGATGACTAA
- a CDS encoding Gfo/Idh/MocA family protein — MTMNNNRRDFLKVSAAAGVGFWASNMQAAESKSPNEQINFACIGVQGKGSSDSRDASRAGNIVAICDIDDNNLNKAAADFEGAKKYNDYRKMLDEMDKEIDAVTVSTPDHCHAVVSATAMKAGKHCFTQKPLTHSIYEARRLGEIARENKVMTQMGNQGTSHSGLRRAAEVIQSGAIGNVQAVHVWTNRPIWPQGQGYAEVEPTPENIHWDNFIGPAKAIDYRPDIHPFKWRGFWEFGTGALGDMACHTVNMPYMALKLRDPTSVEAVTSGHNGITYPKWSTITFEFPELNGRPACQLFWYDGGKMPDNELLDGVPRDGEGKVANSGCLLIGDKGRIYSSNDYGAIFQLLPEAQYKDYEGPEKTIPRSPGHFKEFADAIKGGPEPMSNFPNYAGPLTETILLGNLSVWAGKKIDWDAKNMVAKNAPEVAEIIKPTYREGYSL, encoded by the coding sequence ATGACAATGAATAATAACCGTCGTGATTTTCTGAAAGTTTCGGCGGCTGCGGGCGTCGGCTTTTGGGCGTCCAATATGCAAGCGGCGGAATCGAAATCGCCGAATGAACAAATCAACTTCGCTTGCATCGGCGTGCAGGGCAAAGGTTCGAGCGATTCACGCGATGCGAGCCGTGCCGGCAACATCGTCGCGATCTGCGATATTGACGACAACAACCTGAACAAAGCCGCCGCTGATTTCGAAGGCGCCAAGAAGTACAACGACTATCGCAAGATGCTCGACGAGATGGACAAAGAGATTGACGCGGTGACGGTCAGCACGCCTGATCATTGCCATGCAGTCGTCTCGGCTACCGCAATGAAAGCGGGCAAGCACTGCTTTACGCAAAAGCCGCTGACCCACAGCATCTACGAAGCGCGTCGTTTGGGCGAAATCGCTCGCGAAAACAAAGTGATGACCCAAATGGGTAATCAGGGAACTTCGCACTCCGGCCTGCGTCGCGCCGCCGAGGTCATTCAGTCGGGCGCGATCGGCAACGTGCAGGCGGTCCACGTTTGGACCAATCGCCCGATTTGGCCGCAAGGTCAAGGTTACGCTGAAGTAGAGCCGACACCAGAGAATATCCACTGGGACAACTTCATTGGTCCGGCCAAAGCGATCGACTATCGTCCCGACATCCACCCATTCAAATGGCGCGGTTTCTGGGAATTCGGCACCGGCGCCTTGGGCGACATGGCTTGCCATACGGTCAACATGCCGTACATGGCTTTGAAGCTGCGTGATCCCACTTCGGTCGAAGCGGTCACCTCGGGCCACAACGGCATCACCTACCCAAAATGGTCGACGATCACCTTCGAGTTCCCGGAACTGAACGGTCGTCCGGCTTGCCAGTTGTTCTGGTACGACGGCGGTAAGATGCCTGACAATGAACTGTTGGACGGCGTGCCGCGCGATGGCGAGGGCAAAGTCGCCAACAGCGGTTGCTTGCTGATCGGCGACAAAGGGCGTATCTATTCGTCCAACGATTATGGCGCCATCTTCCAATTGCTGCCGGAAGCTCAGTACAAGGATTACGAGGGGCCGGAAAAAACGATTCCGCGTTCGCCGGGTCACTTCAAAGAATTCGCCGACGCCATCAAGGGTGGTCCGGAACCGATGTCGAACTTCCCCAACTACGCCGGTCCGCTGACCGAGACGATCCTGCTCGGTAACCTGTCGGTTTGGGCGGGCAAGAAAATTGATTGGGACGCCAAAAACATGGTCGCCAAAAATGCTCCGGAAGTTGCCGAGATCATCAAGCCGACCTATCGCGAAGGTTACAGCCTGTAA